GGTAAAGGTTTCCAAGGACCAATCAAACGTCACGGCCAAGCTCGTGGACCAATGGCTCACGGATCTCGTTACCATCGTCGTCCTGGTTCAATGGGACCAGTTGCTCCAAACCGTGTATTCAAAGGTAAAAAACTTGCTGGACGCATGGGTGGAACTCAAATCACTGTACAAAACCTTCAAATCGTTAAGGTTGATGCAGAACGTAACGTAATCCTTATCAAAGGTAACGTTCCTGGACCTAAAAAAGCTTTGCTAAAAATCAAAAGTGCGGTAAAAGCGAACTAATCTAACGAGAAAGGAGGAAAATTGCAATGCCGAAAATTGCTCTTTTAAACCAAAGCGGCGCTCAAGTTGGCGATATCGAGCTTAACGAGTCCGTATTTGGCATCGAACCAAATGAGAACGTAGTAACTGAAGCAATCCTTATGCAAAGAGCTTCTTTGCGTCAAGGTACACATAAAGTTAAAAACCGCTCTGAAGTAAGCGGCGGTGGCCGTAAACCATGGCGTCAAAAAGGAACTGGTCGTGCTCGTCAAGGCTCTATCCGTTCACCACAATGGCGCGGCGGTGGTGTTGTTTTCGGACCTACACCAAGAGGCTATGCTTACAAACTTCCTAAGAAAGTACGTCGTTTAGCGATTAAATCCGTTCTTTCTGCGAAAGTTAACGAAGAAAACATGATCGTTCTTGATGCTTTGAGCTTCGAAGCACCAAAAACTAAAGAATTCACAGCTGTATTAAAAGGCTTGAATACTGAAAGCAAAAAAGCGTTGATCGTTACTGCTGATGTAGACGAAAACGTAGCATTATCTGGCCGCAACATTCCTGGAGTAACTGTTGTTGATGCAAACTCAATCAACGTACTAGAGGTTGTTGGACATGAGAAATTAATCATGACTAAAGCAGCTGTTGAAAAAATAGAGGAGGTGCTTGGATAATGGAAGCACGCGATATTATTAAGCGCCCCGTGATCACAGAATTCTCAGCTGACATCATGGCTGATAAGAAATACACTTTCGAAGTTGACGTTAGAGCTAACAAAACTCAAATCAAAGATGCTGTTGAAGAAATCTTTGACGTAAAAGTTGAAAAAGTTAACGTTATGAACTACAAAGGTAAATTCAAACGCATGGGTAGACATGCTGGATATACAAACAAACGCCGTAAAGCGATTGTTAAGCTAACTGCTGATAGCAAAGAAATCGAATTCTTCGAAGCATAATTTTAAAAGAAAAGGAGGGAACACAACATGGCGATTAAACATTACAAACCTACCACTAATGGTCGTCGCGGAATGACTACTTCCGATTTCGCTGAGATCACTACAGACAGACCGGAAAAATCATTGCTTGCACCTTTACACAAAAAGGGCGGCCGCAACAACCAAGGTAAGTTAACTGTTCGTCATCAAGGTGGCGGTCACAAGCGCCAATACCGTATCATCGACTTCAAACGTGATAAAGATGGCATTCCAGGACGCGTTGCTACTATCGAGTACGATCCAAACCGTTCTGCTAACATTGCATTAATCAACTATGTTGACGGGGAAAAACGTTACATTATTGCTCCGAAAAACTTGGAAGTGGGCATGGAAATCATGTCTGGTTCTGAAGCGGACATCAAAGTAGGTAACGCTCTTCCATTAATAAACATTCCAGTGGGTACTGTTATCC
The nucleotide sequence above comes from Pradoshia eiseniae. Encoded proteins:
- the rplD gene encoding 50S ribosomal protein L4 — protein: MPKIALLNQSGAQVGDIELNESVFGIEPNENVVTEAILMQRASLRQGTHKVKNRSEVSGGGRKPWRQKGTGRARQGSIRSPQWRGGGVVFGPTPRGYAYKLPKKVRRLAIKSVLSAKVNEENMIVLDALSFEAPKTKEFTAVLKGLNTESKKALIVTADVDENVALSGRNIPGVTVVDANSINVLEVVGHEKLIMTKAAVEKIEEVLG
- the rplW gene encoding 50S ribosomal protein L23, translated to MEARDIIKRPVITEFSADIMADKKYTFEVDVRANKTQIKDAVEEIFDVKVEKVNVMNYKGKFKRMGRHAGYTNKRRKAIVKLTADSKEIEFFEA
- the rplB gene encoding 50S ribosomal protein L2, giving the protein MAIKHYKPTTNGRRGMTTSDFAEITTDRPEKSLLAPLHKKGGRNNQGKLTVRHQGGGHKRQYRIIDFKRDKDGIPGRVATIEYDPNRSANIALINYVDGEKRYIIAPKNLEVGMEIMSGSEADIKVGNALPLINIPVGTVIHNIELKPGKGGQLVRSAGTSAQVLGKEGRYVLVRLNSGEVRMILSTCRATIGQVGNEQHELINIGKAGRSRWLGKRPTVRGSVMNPVDHPHGGGEGRAPIGRKSPMTPWGKPALGLKTRKKKNKTDKFIVRRRKK